The genomic segment TTGGGGCGAATATCAAGTCTAATCTAAGAATTACTGCTAATGGCAGTAAGAAACTTGATTTCACACGCGTTTCCTTCGATGACATTGCCATATCATTTGACGAACAGGATACAACCTACGTCATCTCGCAAAAGCAAGGATTAATTGATCTTGGTGATAAATTGGCCGAAGAATTACAGAGTTTTAGGCTCAAAGGCCAGAAGGTAAAACTTGCGGCAGACCTTGACTTCACAAATATGCCGTTAGACTGTGAGATTACTTCAAATCAAAGAGGAAACTTCATGCCAATCGATATTTATTTATCTTCGATATATTTCTCATTCGATGGGCAGGGACATACCATAAAGGGACTCAAATTCAGCGGTGAAGAAAATGTAGGACTATTCAGTACCATCACAACGAATTCGATTGTCAAGAACGTAACCCTTATCGCCCCAAACTTTAGCGGCACTAATAGTATTGGCGGCATTGCAGGCAATAACAATGGTGGTAGTATTACTAATTGTAGCGTTATTGCTCCATCTATAAGTGGCGATTCGCATCTTGGTGGCATTGCAGGCAAAAATGAAAAAGGAACTATTAGCGAGTGCAATGTTATTGATCCATCTATCAGTGGCACAGGTTCATTTATAGGTTGCGTCATCGGTGGTGGCAAAATCCCCGTTAGATGCGACTTCGATGTCAGCACGGGACTGGATATTTACGGTGAGGACGTGGATGTCCCATTTCTTGATGCAAGACTCGCCAAAAACAGGCCTCTCCTTCATCTGAATCTCGACTATGGCATAACATCAACCAAAGCCATTACTATCAGAAACTACACTATGGGTGAGCTGTACGATAAAATATGGCTTTATGCAAATCGTGCGGGATATGAATTGGTAAATTACAAAAGCGAGGAAGTTACTATCGAGGATAACTCGTTCCAAATGCCACAGAAGAACGTGAGTGTTACGGCCGTTTGGGAGCCTATGAATGATATCATCTTTAAGGGCAGTCTGAATGAAGGTGTCAACTGGAGCACCTTCTATTGTGGCGATGCAGGCTATCGCATTAATGAGGAAGAGAATGCCTGCGCCTATACCGCTACGTTGGGCGACGACGAGATCACCCTCCACCAGCTGGGCAAGGTGATTCCCAAGGGCACGGCCGTCATCATTGCCAGCGAGAACAACGACATCAGCATGACTCGCGATGATGTCTCGGCTGCTGAATATAAAGTTGAGAACGACCTTAATGGCGTGGACCTGCCGACGGCTCGCACCTCACTCACCAACAACGATGCCCAGACGCTCTTTATGCTGAGCAACAAGAACGACCACTTTGGCTTCCACAAGTTTGGTGGCGCCAATGTGCCTGCTCGCAAGGCCTACTTCACCGTTTCGACGTCGACCGACGCCCGTTCGTTCAGCATGGTGTTCGAGGACGAGAGCACACGAATTGTTTCGACCACGGATAGAACGGATCAATCGGATAAGGCTGACGCATGGTACACCCTCGACGGACGTAAGCTCCAGGGTAAGCCCACGCAGAAGGGACTGTATATCGAAAATGGACACAAGGTGGTAATTAAGTAATTAAGTAAGAAAAGCAATATGAAAAAAGAATATATGAAACCCACGATGTGCGTGGTAATGTTGACCAACAGCTGCTCTCTGCTTGCAGGCAGTAAGAAAGGTTTTAATAATTATAAAGAACTTGGCGACACGCCCATCCCTACATACCCGGACGACGATGATGATGATATCATCGACGAGGACGATGTGATTTAGGACTGTCCCCTGCTGTTTTTGAATAGAATTTGTGGGAATTTTTTGGATGATGCCAAATTATTTTTTATATTTGCAGTCGTAGAATTTTAATAATGTTATACTATGAAGAGGATTATTCTTTGCGCTATCTGCGCTATGTGGGGCTTTGTGGCTGTCAATGCCCAGGGTAAGTTCGGCCATGTTAATTCAGCGGAGATTATTCAGGCGATGCCTGAGTACACAACGTCGCAGAAAGAAATAATGGCGCTGCAACGGCAGTATGAGAAAAAACTGGATGAACTGCAGAATGACGTTCGGAAGAAAATGGAGGGGTATCAGAAAATGCCTGCAAACACGAGCGAGGCTGCCAGGAAGAGTCAGGAGGAGGACATAAGAATGGCGCAGTCGGTTGTTCAGGGCTACTATGAGAACAGTCAGAAGGCGCTGGCCGACGAGCAGGAAAAGAAACTGAAGGTTATCAGGGATAAGATTCTCGAGGCCGTTCAGGCTGTGGGCAAGGCTGGTGGATATGTCTATATCATGGACACGACGCAGGGCATCCCCTATATCTCGACTACGCTCTCTACTGACGTGACCAAGGAGGTGAAGGCTAAGTTGGGGATAAAAAAGTAGGAAAGGGATAAAACAAGATAGGCTCGTCATCACGACGAGCCTATCTTGTTTTGAAAAGAATTTGTAAAATTATATCAGTTATTCTTTATGAAAATGGTGGTTACTTCCACCAGAAATCGTCGACAAAGTAACCCTGCACATAGTCGGTGAAGCGATCGTGCTCGTCGGCTATGTTCATGCGCTCTGGCACTGGGGCGAAGGTGTCGTCCACCAGAATCTTGCAGGCTGCCTCGCCAGTGGTGGCTCTGAGTTCCATCCAGACGCCACTCTTCAAGACCTCGATGGTGATGTTCTTGATCTGCTCTGGCGTGGTGTATTCGCCATCGACCTCGAAGGTGACTGGGTCGACCGTGGGTCCTGCGCCTGTGTTAAACATCTGATAGGTGCCGTTGGCGTTGGGCGTGGTCTGGCCAAAGAGACCGTGAACCTCGATGCCCATGACGCGCAGAGGCAGGGTGCCACCTGCGCAGATGAGCTTCAGGGTGGTCTTGCCATTCTGGGCCTTCACCACATCGAACACGACATCGTTGAAGTCGAAGTCGCCTGCCTCTGAGGCAGACAGGTCCTCGGCAATGACGCGATAGAGTGGGGTGCCGCCTGTAAAACCTGGGTTACAGGGCGATGGGGCAATGGTGATGTTGGGCTTGCCTGGGAGGAAACCTGCAGCAAAGAGGTTGGTGGCGATGCTGAAGCCGTCGGCCTCGTTGATGAAGGGCTTGGGCTGGGCAGAGCCACTGCCATCGCTGTCGTAGCCCTGAGCGAAATGGGTCTGGGCCGACACGTAGAGATTACCTCCATAGGTTACTGCGCCATGACTGTTGATGCTGGCCAGATAGGGGTCGCGAACGATGTCCTTGGCCTGGAACACGGCATAGCCATCGGGCGAGATGCCAAAGATGCCATAGCCCTCGTCGACGGCTGTGCCTGACTCGAGCTGGGCTGTCTGATGGACAACGAAGACAGCATCCTCACCCATCTCGATCTTGAACGGACCTGTGACAACGCCCTGACGGGTGTCACGTCCGCCATAGAAATTCTCTGTGACCACGCCACAGCCGGCATCAATCTTGAAGGTGCCCTGGGCCGATGAGATGTTCATCTCGAAATCGTGACCCACCTCGAGGAAACAGTTGTTGATGACGTTCTCGCTGCCTCCGATATAGGCGTAGTCGTAGGTGGTCCAATGGCCATTGTTCACCCAGCCTGAGTTGTTGGACTGAACACGGGTGGTGGCTGTGGCTGTGAACGTGCCATTGTTCTGAATGGCGCCTGCATTCACAGTGACGTTGGCCACATAGGCTGTGCCGTCGTTAACGATGCGACTGGTATTACTCTCGACATTGACGCTGCCTGCTTCCAGTCGGCCTACGTTATAGAGGAAGCTGGACATGTTGACCTGGAAGGTGCCTGCCTTCAGCGTGCCGTGGTTATAGACCTTGGTGTTGGTGTTGGCCGTGAGTTCTGTGGCGGCCTCGAGTGTGGCTCCCTGGGCAATATAGATGGCTGCTACGTTGAGGGTGCTGGCGCTGACCTTGCCCAACTTGAGTGTGGCGCCCTCGATCAGATAAATCTCTGAACGATAGTCGGGGGCGAAACGTGGGCTTTCGGCCGAGAGGTCGCCTTCGGACAGGTCGACAACGCCTGTGACGTAGATCTTGCTGGCGCCTGACCACGTGGAAACGCTCTGGGTGGTGGCGTCAATATAATAGGAACCTGCACCTGCTCCCCAGGTGGGCAGTTTGTTGACACCCTCAGGAACGGCTGCCAGGAAATTGCTGGCGGCACAGTCGGTGGGGAACGAAATGGTGGGCTGCAGACTCCTGCGGAACATGGCATTGGTGCCCATGGCGCGAGCCGAGGTGCGCAAGCTGGAAGGGTTACTGCTGAAGCCCCAGTCGACATTGGGGGCCACTTTGCCAAAGGCGTTTTCGAAGGCCTGGGCATAGGTGGCGTTGACGGTCTCTTCGATGCTGCCACCGTTGAATGAGTCGTCGTGCCTACATGATGTGAATAGCGCTGTGGTGCTTAACATGGTTGCTCCAACCAGTATCAATGCGAGATGCTTGTTGTTTCCCATAATTTTAATAGGTTAGATTGGTTAGTATTCTAATTATTAAGATTTTGCGCAAATATAGGCAAAAAAATAACAAGTTGTATGTGATAACGGGTTAAAAAAAGTTAAGTGTAAGATAACACATGGGAGGGAGAAGGCCTGAAAATGCGTTATTTTTCGTACCTTTGCAGGCAAATTGCAAAAATTAAATGATGAATCGACTTCCCCATCCCCTTGTGGCAACCATTCCGCTGGTGGTTCTGATTGGATTGCTGGCCGTGATTATTGCGCTGTTTGGCAGCGATTCGCTGAGTGGCGGCAGTCAGGTGAGCCTGCTGGCAGCCATGGCCGTGTGCGTGTTTATCTCGATGGTGTTCTATCGCAATCCGTGGAAGGCTTTCGAGGCGCAGATTGAGAAGACGGTGGGGGGCGTGGCCGTGATGATCCTGATTCTGCTGGCTGTGGGTATGCTGGCTGGAGCGTGGATGATCAGTGGCGTGGTGCCTACGCTGATTTATTATGGCGTGCAGATGCTGTCGCCTCAGTTTTTCCTGGTGTGCGCCTGCGTGATTTGTGCACTGGTGTCGCTGCTGTCGGGCAGTTCGTGGACCACAATAGCCACGATTGGCGTGGCACTGCTGGGCATCAGTCATGCACTGGGCATCAACGAGGCTATTGCGGCTGGTGCCATCATATCGGGTGCTTACTTCGGCGATAAGATGTCGCCACTGAGTGATACAACCATCCTGGCATCATCGTCGGCTGGGGTGGACATCTTTTCGCATATCCGCTATATGATGCTGACCACGATGCCGGCCTTCCTGATTACGCTGCTGATTTTTACGGCCATGGGACTGGGTTTCGACGCTGACGACAGTATTCATGTGCACCAATATACGGAGGGACTGTCGAAGACGTTCAACATCTCGCTGTGGACGCTCTTGGTGCCTGTGCTCACGGGCGTGCTCATTGTGAAGCGTGCGCCCTCGCTCATCGTACTGTTCCTGTCGGCCATGATGGCTGGCGTGATGGCGCTGATCCTGCAGCCACACATCCTGACGGAGATTGCCGGCGATGCTGAGTTGAGCAGGGTGGGGGCGCTGACCAAGGGACTGGTGATGACGTTCTATGGTCCTACGGCCATCGAAACGGGCTCGGCCGAGTTGAACGATCTGGTGTCGACGGGTGGCATGGCTGGCATGCTGAACACCATCTGGCTGATTGTGTGCGCCATGTGTTTTGGTGCAGCGATGGTGGCCAGCGGCATGATTGAGAGTATCACGAAGGTGGTGATCAGTTGGGTGCGCAGCAGAGTGGGTCTGGTGGCTTCGACAGCCAGTACGGGCTTGTTTCTGAATGTGGCCACGGGCGACCAGTTTATCAGTATTGTGCTGACGGTAAACATGTTTAAGGACGTGTATAAACGGCAGGGCTACGAGGCGCGACTGGTGAGCCGTACGGCTGAGGACTCGGCCACGGTGACCAGTGTGCTGGTGCCTTGGAACACGTGTGGACTGACGCAGAGCACGGTGCTGGGCGTGGCCACGATTGCTTATCTGCCTTATTGCTTCTTTAATATCCTGAGTCCGCTGATGACGATTCTGGTGGCGGCTGTGGGATGGAAGATCAGGAGGAAGATGAGAAATGAAAAATGAAAGATATGAGATGATAAAATCATAAAAATGATAATATGATAAAATGATAAAATGATAATATGAAAATATGAAAAACGTAGTACTATTTGCTGCTTTGTGCGTCGCAACGACGGCAGCAGCACAGACCAAAACGGGAGGCATCAGCACAAAGATGCTCAACGAGATTCAGAGTGAGAACAGCCTGAAGGCTACGGACCGTGCGCTGGTGAACGCCATTGCTGGCAACGCCATCGACGACCTGGCGAAGAACCATCAGAACGCCAAGGCGCTGGACACGCACTTCAGCATCGAAACGAAGAAACAGTCGATCACGGACCAGAAGTCATCTGGTCGCTGCTGGATGTTCAGTGGCATGAACGTGCTGCGCTCTGACTTCAACCTGCGCTCTGACTCGCTGACGGTGGAGTTTTCGCAGGCTTACCTCTTCTTCTGGGATCAGCTGGAGAAGGCTAACCTGATGCTGCAGGGCTGCATCGAGACGGCTAAGAAGCCCATGGACGACGTGCGCGTGCAGTTCTTCTTTAATCATCCCATTGGTGATGGTGGCACGTTCTGTGGTGTGGCCGACCTGGCCGAGAAATACGGACTGGTGCCCACGGAGGTGATGCCTGAGTCGTTCTCGAGCGACAACACTACGAAGGCGCGCGCCCTGATCTCGTCGAAACTGCGCGAGTTTGGACTGCAGTTGCGCGACATGGTGCAGAAGGGTCAGAAGCCTGCTGCCATCGAGAAGGCCAAGACGGGCATGCTGAGTCAGATTTATCGCATGCTGCAGTTTGTGATTGGCGACCCTGTGAAGTCGTTTACCTATGCCTTCAAGAACGAGAAAGGCGAGACCGTGGGCGAGGCTAAGGAATATACGCCGCTGTCGTTCTATCAGGAGGTGGTAGGACAGAAGTTGAACGGCACGTTTATCATGGTGATGAACGACCCTCGACGCGAGTACTATAAGACCTATGAGGTGGAGCTCGACCGTCACACGCAGGATGGTCATAACTGGAAGTATGTGAACCTGCCTATGGACGACATCGAGGAGATGGCTATCAGCGCCCTGAAGGGTGGTCACAAGCTGTACAGCTCGTACGACGTGGCTAAGATGCTGGATCGCAAGCGTGGCTATGCCGATACGGAGAACTTTGACTATGGCTCGCTGTTTGGCACGTCGTTCTCCATGGACAAGGCACAGCGCATCTCGACCTTCGACAGTGGCTCGACGCACGCCATGACGCTGACGGCTGTCGACCTGGACAAGAACGGCAAGGCCACGAAATGGAAGGTGGAGAACTCGTGGGGCGCTACATGGGGTCAGCAGGGTTGCTTGATTATGACCGATCGCTGGTTCCGTGAGTATATGTTCCGCCTGGTGGTGCCCAATGAATTTGTGCCTGAGAAGGTGATGAAGGCCTACAACACCAAGCCTGTGATGGTGATGCCTGAGGATCCTTTGTTCCAGTATGATGAGTAAAAAAAAGGTAGAAAGATAAATGATAAAAAAGAATGCCTGGCACGATGGTGTGTCAGGCATTCTTTTTTTATTGTTTTATCGCTCCTTGGGGGTCATATTGAACTTATAGGCCACGGAGAGCATGAGATAGCGTGGAATACAGTTGTTCCAGGTCTCTGTGCGACCTTGGGCGTTGATGCTGTACTGCTTGTTGGACAGGCGATGCAGAAGGTCGAAGGCTGTGAACTTGAGCGTGAGCTTCTCGCTGAAGAACGAGCGCGCCAACTCGGCATTCCAAACGAGGTCGTCTGTGTTCATCATCTCGCTTTGATAGCCGCGGCGACTGTACATGCGGATGTCTGTGGCCAGGCTGAGCTCGACCCAGGGGATGACGTAGCGCAAGAGGCCACCGTAGTTATAGTCGAAGGCGGAGATGTTCTGGAAGTCCTGGCGATGACTGGTGGAACGGCGCCAACTGACATCGCCGCTGAGGCCAATGGTGAGCTTGTCTTTCTGATACTCTACACCCAGGTGCTCGTTGACAGTCCAGTTGTGAACGGTGCTTCGGCCGAAGCTGACATCCTGGAAGGGCACATCCTGCTCGTAGGCCATGGCGAAGTCGACTGAGTGGGTGTAGTTGGCGCTGGCACGCTGCTCGAGGGTGAAGTGCTTGGCGCTGTCGAGGGGCTGCTCGTAGTTGGTGTTCAGACTCCAGGTCCAGTTGCCATTGATATTGTCTTGCATATAGGTATAGGCACCCGTGGTGGGGTCGTAGAGGGTGCGCATGCCAATGGCGTTCTGGGTGATAGAGGCATTGGTGTTGATATTGAGGAAATGGCGCGTAGAGTCGTTGGCGAAGCGGAAACCCATGCCAAAATAATGGGTGAGGGTGGACTTCAGATCGGGATTGTTGATGCTGTGCGACAGGGCATTGCTGGTATCATCAACAGGCATCAGGTCGGCCAGCGAGGGGCGACTCATATTCATGCTGTAGTTCAAGGAGTTGAGGCCGTTTTTCTTGCCCCAGCGCGACCAGAAGATGTTGGGAGTTACCTCGACAAAGCGGCGATGGGCAATGGTGTCGAGACCAGCGAAGTCGTTGTACCACAGGCGCTCGTGCGTGCTGTTGATGGGCAGGCGCAGCGAGAAAT from the Prevotella sp. E15-22 genome contains:
- a CDS encoding leucine-rich repeat domain-containing protein, yielding MKTNAMMLALQGCLGLQGFRGALLRLSMTLLLVMLTVTTAWADDSGTCGDNLKWEFTSSDSTLTISGTGDMDDYDPGKDPWRHYISKINKIILPEGLSKIGSWAFYNAGNLKELTIPASVTQINEYAFTYVGLDNGCTLTFAQGSKLSSIEKEAFKSFKGNVDLHECTNLTTIGKYVFASGYLLKKITIPASVEIIDDYAFQDVGSELDNGCTLTFAQGSKLSSIGNYAFKRFKGDIDWLECTSLTTIGQYAFSGAVNLEKITIPASVERFESYAFQNVGSKLGKGCTLTMAQGSQLKYPKANAFNGFKGDIDLRECTSLTIIHKNTFEGYQAGTLRLPVSLSIIEKDAFINSKPSKVYVAYKNCVLYVNDKYRSVNPDTKYVGANIKSNLRITANGSKKLDFTRVSFDDIAISFDEQDTTYVISQKQGLIDLGDKLAEELQSFRLKGQKVKLAADLDFTNMPLDCEITSNQRGNFMPIDIYLSSIYFSFDGQGHTIKGLKFSGEENVGLFSTITTNSIVKNVTLIAPNFSGTNSIGGIAGNNNGGSITNCSVIAPSISGDSHLGGIAGKNEKGTISECNVIDPSISGTGSFIGCVIGGGKIPVRCDFDVSTGLDIYGEDVDVPFLDARLAKNRPLLHLNLDYGITSTKAITIRNYTMGELYDKIWLYANRAGYELVNYKSEEVTIEDNSFQMPQKNVSVTAVWEPMNDIIFKGSLNEGVNWSTFYCGDAGYRINEEENACAYTATLGDDEITLHQLGKVIPKGTAVIIASENNDISMTRDDVSAAEYKVENDLNGVDLPTARTSLTNNDAQTLFMLSNKNDHFGFHKFGGANVPARKAYFTVSTSTDARSFSMVFEDESTRIVSTTDRTDQSDKADAWYTLDGRKLQGKPTQKGLYIENGHKVVIK
- a CDS encoding OmpH family outer membrane protein, with the translated sequence MKRIILCAICAMWGFVAVNAQGKFGHVNSAEIIQAMPEYTTSQKEIMALQRQYEKKLDELQNDVRKKMEGYQKMPANTSEAARKSQEEDIRMAQSVVQGYYENSQKALADEQEKKLKVIRDKILEAVQAVGKAGGYVYIMDTTQGIPYISTTLSTDVTKEVKAKLGIKK
- a CDS encoding Na+/H+ antiporter NhaC family protein, which codes for MMNRLPHPLVATIPLVVLIGLLAVIIALFGSDSLSGGSQVSLLAAMAVCVFISMVFYRNPWKAFEAQIEKTVGGVAVMILILLAVGMLAGAWMISGVVPTLIYYGVQMLSPQFFLVCACVICALVSLLSGSSWTTIATIGVALLGISHALGINEAIAAGAIISGAYFGDKMSPLSDTTILASSSAGVDIFSHIRYMMLTTMPAFLITLLIFTAMGLGFDADDSIHVHQYTEGLSKTFNISLWTLLVPVLTGVLIVKRAPSLIVLFLSAMMAGVMALILQPHILTEIAGDAELSRVGALTKGLVMTFYGPTAIETGSAELNDLVSTGGMAGMLNTIWLIVCAMCFGAAMVASGMIESITKVVISWVRSRVGLVASTASTGLFLNVATGDQFISIVLTVNMFKDVYKRQGYEARLVSRTAEDSATVTSVLVPWNTCGLTQSTVLGVATIAYLPYCFFNILSPLMTILVAAVGWKIRRKMRNEK
- a CDS encoding aminopeptidase C, encoding MKNVVLFAALCVATTAAAQTKTGGISTKMLNEIQSENSLKATDRALVNAIAGNAIDDLAKNHQNAKALDTHFSIETKKQSITDQKSSGRCWMFSGMNVLRSDFNLRSDSLTVEFSQAYLFFWDQLEKANLMLQGCIETAKKPMDDVRVQFFFNHPIGDGGTFCGVADLAEKYGLVPTEVMPESFSSDNTTKARALISSKLREFGLQLRDMVQKGQKPAAIEKAKTGMLSQIYRMLQFVIGDPVKSFTYAFKNEKGETVGEAKEYTPLSFYQEVVGQKLNGTFIMVMNDPRREYYKTYEVELDRHTQDGHNWKYVNLPMDDIEEMAISALKGGHKLYSSYDVAKMLDRKRGYADTENFDYGSLFGTSFSMDKAQRISTFDSGSTHAMTLTAVDLDKNGKATKWKVENSWGATWGQQGCLIMTDRWFREYMFRLVVPNEFVPEKVMKAYNTKPVMVMPEDPLFQYDE